The DNA sequence GATCtttctatttagctcagactccaatgacagggtgtcagtgatggtggacccgaggtaaacgaactcgtggacgacctctaaggtatagttgtcaatgttgattcatggaggttcagcaacatcctgagcaagtacatttgtcttctttaggctgatggaaagcctgaagtccttgcatgctttggagaactgatccagcagtttctgaagctggtcttctgtgtgtgacactacagcagtgtcatctgcaaacagcatatctttgatgaggacttcccgcaccttagatttagctttcagccttgcaagattaaacagtttcccatcagatcttgtgtgcaagaagatgccttctgttgaagatccaaaggcgtgcttcaggaggagcgcgaagaagatcccaaacaatgtcagagcaagaatgcatccttgtttgacgctgctcctgatgctgaaaacatccgataatgtgccatcatattggatggttcctctcatgtctttgtggaaagactggatcatcttgagtaaccatggtggacagcctatcttgtggaacagtttgaacaatccatccctgctgaccaagtcgaaggccttagtcaggttgatgaaggcaatgtagagtggcttcctctgctctgtACTGACAAAACCAGCAAGACTTAGTCCTCCAATGGCCAGGAGTTGGAAGAGCCAGTCAGAACCCTGAGAGGAATTACTGGCTGGAGCTAAAGCAGGAAAGAAGCTTCTCCAATCCTAGTCCAAAAGCACTAAGGCCCAGGCCAGGGCCTCACAGCCTGGCTACAACTTAGTTAAAGACCACAACAAATTGGTTTTGTGATAGAGTTAAAAACCTAGGGGACCATTTTTAGCTGCATTTCAGCTCACTGATACAGAGCTGGCAAGTGATATGAAAGCATTTTGCTCTTGGTGACCTGTGACCACAGATGCTGTTTCGGGAGAACAAGAGAGGCAGCATCCGTGCATACTGAGATGCTGCTTGCTAAACTTCCCACTCCCCTGACAGAGTGCGTGAATTACTCCTCTGACCCTTCCTCCCGCCAGACAAGCATGAGAGGCCTGCACGCAATTTATctgctttccccttgctccctgaccgTCAGAGGaataggaagaagagcaagcagtatCCAGGTACGCATGGCCGCtcgccccctcccagcctccactCTCCCAAAGTGGTAACCTTGCCTGTGACAAGGCTCTATATAAACCTACTCCACAGTCTGCAGTTCTGCATCTCTTCTTTCTTTCATTGTTGCTTAATCTCAGTAAGAACTGTAGTAAAATTTggcatttttctttctctgtagTTTTCAAGGAGGCTGCATGTTCCATAGGTCAAGGTATAGAACTGGGCGGTTAGAGAGCTGAACTTTGTAAGCCATTCTGATACATCCAGTGTGTGTTCTTGTGCAAGTTTCTTCACTGCTTTCTTACTAAGCTTCCCTCTGTGCAAAAATTTAGATAATGATGCTGCCCTGCCTTGCAAAGATCTTTGAAACTGATGGAGGAAAAATGCTATGTTATAATAGAAAGTCTCCATTACTCTTTCTATGCTTGCCGTGCCTTATTGTATAAAGCATAGTGCTAATGTTTCAGGCTGGGATTTGCTCAATTATAACACTGGGCAGAATTTAGGTAGAATTATCTCCTTCAGTCTGATCGCTTTTTGAAGCAGAAAGTGCTGTGGGTCTTTATTAAACTACAGTCATCAATGACAAATACACTTGCCTTCCTTCTAGGATACGCCAAAAAGACATCCATCTTTTTTATTATGGACACTACCTGAAATGCAATTTGTAGCCCTTGGTTATTTCTGATCACTCCTCTAACCCTCATGATGCACAATTAAATTGTCCTTCTTGATGCTCAAGGAAAAGCCGTACATTTTCTTCTATTAGGCAGTAATTTTCCCAGTTCCTGGAAATGACAGATCCTTGGCAAAACCATTTCTGCAGCATGTCTGTCACAATACATCTGCTGTGTTACAGTATGTCTGTATGACGGTACTACTGACTATGTTTTATGATGGCTGTATTTTTCTTAGAAGACAGTGTTCACCTCAAGAGTATCTTACTTCTTGCTGAAAAGTGCAATGTGTATGACCCTAATCTTAGTGAACGGTTGGTTATAACTGTACTTTGAAAGTATGGTAAAGTTTCAACCCCTTGTAAATAGCTTAAATACATTTCACCCTTTCCCTTCATGACCCCAGAGAAAAAGCTGCACTGGCAACTTTTGCTGAGTTTTGGATTTATTTAGGACCCATTCAATAAGAAGATGAAGGATGAGATGTGATTTCCAGAGAGATATCTTACCCCCCATCACTCAGGAAATTGAGCAATGCAAACCAAAGACACATAGTTATAGCCATAATGGGGTATGAATCTGTGAGTGGCTCCCACTGGTGGcaaggtggcctagtggctagaccCGCTTGCCGGGGCCTAGGGTCccggggtgtgggtcttcagcccatACCCTGGAGGTTGGAGGATAAGTTTGGAgtgtggccctgagaatctagtttcccctctGGGGACAGAGGGGTTCCCTGCGGGGGCtccccctttgtgcctgggggaaggTTCTGAGGCTCTGCCCTCTGGCGGCCAACACGATGGCAgttctggctcaggccctgcttgcctcagagccagcccctgcctcttggctggtcagtcctgAACTAGGCTAGCTTCCCTCTGTttatgctcctccaggcctgacactggttGCGGGTGAACCCgagtggggctgattgggcaaacAAGCTCTGTTtaacccccaccctgcctggccttcctctcacactcaTACAAAGTCAAACAATTTAATTCCTCTATGGAACATGGTGACACTGTTGATCAACATACTTGAATGAAGATATCACTAAAGCTAATCAACTACTTTCCTCTCCTTTTTGTCATGTAATGTTTCCTTGGTTGCTATTTTTTTCCTCCTGGAATACGCTCCTACATAGTATTTTATGCACAGTGCATGCACTATGCAATCTACCATTTATTACACTTCTATGCTATTATctgttacatttttcttttgcatttttcacCAGGTCCCATCTGGTTCCCCAAATAAAGTATTTAAATTGCTTTTAAGTGACCATTTCTTGTAAATAATCATCTGATGTTCAAAACTGAGTTTTCAAACAAAAATCTGGGTTTCTCACCTGGGTTTCTTTGCAGGTTCGGATGGTGAAATTCTGCAGCAGACTGGTGATAGCAACTTTCATGGTGATGAGAGCAAACCTCATTCCAATACAATTCCTGGGACCAGCTCCAAAAGGCAGGTAGGCGTAAGGCTCCATGGACTCTTTGTTTTCTTTACTGAACCTGATTCCAGTCACAAGCATAAGAATTTGTTCATACAAGACTAATAGTCAGGAATGAATTAATACAGGTAAGGGATATAATTATATTGCTCCTTCCTGACTGATATAAATTCTGTACCTTTCCGGTCTGAACTCCTGCGGTTCTGGCCAGTATTCTGGGATATGATGCAGAACGAAGACTGGAATTGCAACCACCGTGTCTTTTGGAATGTTCACTCCGTTTACCATTATATCTTTCTTACAGACCCTTTCAATTCTCCCTCCAAGTGGAAACAGCCTAAGGATTTCATTCACTGTCATGTCGAGATACTCCATCTGCACCAGGGCATTGTAGGTGAGAGGAGCCTTCGGGGGAATGGGAGAAAGGTTGTCAGGCATGTAAGAGTCTAGATCAGATTTCCATGTGATCAGTGTTGAAACCAtcatgcagtggggctgacaaccactgcaggccctgggaacaggtggaggggtggggccatctccctgcccccaaaaggggcagagccttgggtggaaggagtGAGGCTGggagacagccagcccccagaactgcctggaccatggtgtgttccccctgccccccacagccctcagagccacatggagtgcccagcacagtgctccagcagcaattcaaagtggtctggggcagctgggagctcctggTCCTCTGAATCACCAGGTCCCAgtacaattgccccctttgccccatccttGTCATTGGGCCCACCATCATATTTTCCTTTATCATTTGGCACCATACCCATTCTGCCTTTAATGATGAACTGAATAGTCAGAGTGAACCTACAAATtcactttaattttcttttcctaAATAGTGTAAGTTATAGGAAATTATTGCAAAGTCCGTACTTAAAATCAGCAGTTCTGAGACTCCTGAGGTGGCCAATGCATCTCTGAAAAGCAGCATCGCTTGAGACACATAGAAGTTCATTATAAGTGATCGCAAACACAAACTAATTAGCACCAATAAGCAATGGTATGAACGTCCTGAGTGGCTCCAAGAAGGCTCCATGTTTCCCAACTAGTATCTACAGATCACATACACAACTCAtagaatttttgggaagaaggggcctccagaagaaggacttctttccagaAGACCTCCCGagggctgcacttctaaacggcgttttggagttcggaagaacggtcttccagactccaagtcACGTgatggtatgctaatgaggtgcaggaaattagcatccgtgcctcattagcatatttcaggccatgtattatcgtgtcactttcgaagaaagtggcctgtctAGAAATGGCCTTGGTGTGTTCCCATCAGAGCTTCCAAAGGATAGCAGAGTTAGTGTTTGTATTTAAGGACTTTAAAGAAAAGTCTCATTAACTTGACTTGACTAGAAGGAAGAGACTGGCTTGAAAGAAATTCTACACAGGGGAGTCCCACTTTTATTCATTGGGGGCCACGTGGCAATTTtcacatgttctgggggctgaacacaGTATAGCCCCAaaccaaccccctgcccctcaggcTTAACATctcacagtcccaaactgcccccacccccaggcttaacccctcccagccccagacccagAACTAACTTACTTCCCACAGGAACTGCGCGTGCtgccgccccctgctgccccttcaCCAGGCTGCCATCTCCTCTTCACCACAGCTGCATGGCTCTCCCCAACCCTCCCATTCCCTCCCTCACCTGCAGCACGTgactcccttccccaccacactgaaataatgggactcaatttaatcgGTTTAACAGTTGGATCCCTCCAGCCAGCTGTTAAATTACTTAAATTGGGTTCTGCTCTCTCAGCACAGtaaggcagggagccagaggaggggtgagcagtgagagctgcaaatggctccttgaagagccacattTGGCTTGGAGGCACctagccagctttcaaaatggcactgctgctggctccatgggCCAGATGGAGAGGCTTCACAGATcggattctggcccatgggccacatgttggccacccctactctattcaaaccactgagcatcCAGCACTCTCTTACCTTGTTTGGTAAAACTGAGTCTATCTCATCTTGCAGCTTTCGCTGCACATCAGGGTGGGTGGCCAGTTTGTAAGCAAGGTAGCCAAGGGTGTTGCTGGTAGGCTCATAcccagcaaaaataaaaataaatgcttgTGCCAAAATCTCAATATCTGTCAGGcctggaaaaagagaagacaacAGGTAAAAAAGATGAGGCCCCAAAACTACAGCATGTTGGCTGTGCGCTGTGCACATAGCATATATTATGGAAGGACAGGTGGATGACAATTATATTATTATCATCATTCTCTGGGCAGGGCTGATGGAGTGTGGTGGAAAAATTGAACCGGAACTAATAACTGATTTGTAATCCCTGGTATTGATTGATTCGTGCagaacaaacaaagcaaaacatgGGTTTGTGCCGTTGGCAGTGGTTCATTACCAGGTTATATAATCCAAGTATCCTAAAGTTACATAACTGTCATAGGACACCTGCTATCTCACAGTCTTGGAAGAACTGAGGCTATCTCTAACCACAGTGTAATCAGAGAAGTTTTATTCAAATCAATTGTGAATAGTGATGCAGTGCAAACAGCTGGGAACAGAGGTGATCTTGGCCTCATACCATATTGGCAGATACCAACGCCATATTTTTTTCACTGTCCAACACTAATGATTAAGCAGCAAGGGCTGGCCTGAAATACAATTCTACTACAGGTGAACTGTTctcttctggcaccctcaggTCCTGACCGCTTATGGAAGAgacaatttgctgaaccacaggaggtcaatattgtctagcacattgccagcactgtcactgctcactgggctcttaaagacatttaggggtaaattacagctaaataacagctcagaacactgagagccaggactggtagctgtaaacaaactttatgggaccaggggaaacttggccaccacTACGGTAAGTGGtctttcagctaactaaaattatgccggattatggatgttgctggaccagaacattctggattagagaggttcaacatatagTAGGAAAACGTTACATAAATGTAATAACATGTCCCCATTTAACTGTATGCTGGACAAAAATGGATATACAGTCCAGGTGAGTCCATGAGTTAGCTCCCATTTGGAGATGGCGGGGTGACCCAATTATTTCCTCTGTAGGAGGACACCTGTTCATATTCCCCTCTCTCCAGCAGCCCCCAAAGGCACTCATCAATGTGGAGATTTTTATGGTCTTACCCTTATATGTGTGATTCACTCCATTGATTTCATGGGTAATGCTAGACTTCTGGGATTCAATCAGCAGCTGCAGGAAATCCACTCGGGCCTGGGAAAAGAAGTAATTACTCAGAGGAGAACTGGTCTGGTGAGAGATCCCCTAGAGAAGGCTCAAAAAATGAATCTCAGAATGCATGTgtggtactttgaagtcctcaGGAGTAGCTAGAGAGGACCCAGCAGAATACAAATGCTGTTTTTTGTTATGGTGGCTTAAAATGTGAAACTTTTAAGCTTCTTGGAGGCTTCCTTTGGCTCAGTCCTAAAGAGATGCCGGCAAGGACAGCAGACTTGTCTGTTGTTGTGGCAAGGAATGATGAGCAAGGACTGAGATGTGGAGCTAGACTTTCAATTGTCCAATTTGCAAAGCCTCCTTATTAATACAGCTATACAATTTTAGAGGAAAGTAATAACTAAGTTTCATTAAGTGACTTGGAAAAATAGCTCCCTTACAACAAGCTTACTCTGTCGGAGAGGAAGTCCAGTAGGAAGATAAGGTGATTCTGTCttttttagagagagagaagacCCTCTCTTCTGGGGACTGTGATCTGAATACCAAAATATTAATAACATTGTATCTTCATGCACAGCTCTCCTGCTTGGTCAGTGGAGTTTCTCCCTCTGCTTCAGTTCCCCAAAGCTAACCCTTAGGTCAGTTTTCTGTAAATCAACATCTTTGCAAACCCAAACTGCAAGCCGGTCTGCTGATTTAGCTTTAGATCACTGAtgtacatagtaacagagagggagccgtgctagtctatacactatcaaaacaaaaagcagtcaagtagcactttaaagactagcaaaatagtttattaggtgagctttcgtgggacagacccacttcttcagaccatgtacAGACCATGTGATTGTTGTCCTTTGCTAGACTCTAACTGATGCAAGTAAGTGGTTTTTGCATAAGTGACTTGACCAGAGAACGTTTTCTGGTATCATGAGTAGCAGAATCCTGCTTACCTCATTGGCATTTTTTTCACGTTCTTCCCTCATTTTGGAGATCGACTTTGTGAAGAATTCTAGGGCATCTTTGGGGAAAATATTCACATCCATCTTCTTAAGGAGAGGAATCAGGAATGGACACATACCTAGAaggcagacaaaaaaaaaatcctgtgactGCAGCCATGTCCAGGGAACCCTAAGATATCTATGGAAAAATATGAATTATAACAACTGGAAATGTTTATTAGAGAGATGAGGCTGCATCATTCTAATATGCAATGGAGAGCTGCCTGAGAACCTGTGTGCCACCATACTCCGTGTAGGGCATTTGTGCTCCAGGTTGCCCCCTAATCACCTTTCTGCACAAATGGTATAATTGAGCCCTCAGTGTAAAAGAAAGCAATGGGATATTTTGCTATTTCCACCACATCTGACTGGAGGACCCATCCTTGAGACTGGTGAGTCATATTCTGAGCACAGGACTTTCCTCTAGTTTGCACTAGCCAGACTCTAGCAATGCTGACCAGGATGAAAACATTCTAAAAGTTCTGCAATTCTCCTAGTTACGTCAGACTGACCTCAATGTGCTGATATTCATTAGTATCTTGTGTCCTGATAAACATCTCCAAACCATTCCCAGCACTCTGTGATCCTTCTCACAACCCATTTGTCAGACTTCTGTGTTTACTAGCACTTGCATAACCACAGGTTAGTTTCATCATTGGGATTTTAAGGGTATAAAGCAGAGTAGAATTTGTCCAGAACTACCCTTTGATTTGAGACTTTTATCCTTGGAATTGCCTAGTCTTTGGCTTATTGGTTAAGGCATAGCCAGTCATATGGTATAACCGGTGAATCACTTGTCTGATTCTGATGCTGAAGAGCGTTTAGTGAGCAAGAGCAAACTTACCTACCAATATGAATAATGGGTCAAAAAAATTAAACTTCACTAGTTTCTTGATTTCCCTGACAAAAGGATCTTTGGGGTTGTTCATGGAGTCAATATTCACACCAAAGGAAGTGCTGGTGACAACATCCATGCTATAAGCTCCAAAGATGCTGAGAAAAAACAGAACACAGATGGGGTATTAATGTGTGAAATAGGTCATTACAATTTTTTCTCCCATCCTATATTACCTCTTCTTAAAGAAAACAAACTCTCATGAGACTTTTCTTTATGCTCTTGAAAAGTGGGGCTAGGAACTTAACACGAGTAGAAAATCTGTAGAGAAAGAGGTAGATTTTTCATGAAGTTTTCCCAAGAGCTCTCAGAACCTATAATCTAGTAGCTTTACTGTGGATATTAAATAAGGTAATGTATTGCCCTATGTGTGTATCTGCCAATGAATCAGACCTATTCAAGTGTCTGTGAATATCTTGTCAAGTGGCTGTGGCCTTTTAAGACGCTATGAACCTTGTCCTGCTGGCAGCTGATATTAAATGTGTGTGCTCCAGTGGCAGAATAGATGAGAAATCAAAAATCAAATAATATTCTATTATTAAATATGTATTATTTGTATTCTAATAATGCACACATGTGCTGGGTTaacaccagagttccctgtaagcagtgTGCTTGTACAGCGGCTCAGGAGAGTTTCAAAtactgcacagctgattagcagagtacccacagcgaGATTTGTGATTCTGCTGGTAGTGCACCTTcacacataaaaaaattattccataTGTGAATTGAAAAACAACTATACATTCTCTGCCCTCTAAAAATTCACCTTCATGGAAGCGCACCTTTagggaaaaaaagttttgtttgacCTCCACGTCCCGGCTTTGATCACCCTCTGTTAAATCATAGACCTTAGAGACATTAAAGGTCTGTTACGCCATTATCTCAGCTTCTTTGCCAGGGCAGGGTTGTTCCCTATATGATGTTTGCTCCACTCTAATTTAAAACGTACCAAACTTTAGGGCTTCCACCATTTCCCCTGAGAGATTGTTCCACTGGCTTTACCTCAGGGAGAGTTTCTTGAGATTTAGCCTACATTTTTCCCAGTTGGCTGTCACTGTAGTCCGTCAGATAGCCCTTTTCATCACTTCAGAATTCTGGTTTACCCAATCTGCATTGCCAGTAATGAATGAACTAGAGTTGCTTATAAGATTTGCTGCTCAGCCAGATATTTCGGGCAGTTACTCACTCCTTAACAGCCACGGGCTCATCCTTTTCCACATTCTTCTGAACATTTCTCACCAGAACCTCCCCGTATTGCTTGATAATGGGAAACATCTGAAATACAAATTACAGGACATGACTTAAACCTGTCAGACCTTACTTCCTCATTAAGCCTAGCTTCGGAAAAGCCAAGGGGAGGTTCATTAATATTTACAGACTTAGTCTGTTTCTGCTGTCGGTGGCTTTTCATTTTAATACCttttccatctttttatatgAGGAGGCACAAATGAAACAATCCAGTTTAATAACTTGACTCTGACTGACAAGACCAGAGTACCTCGACCTGAATGATGTCAATGCACTGACCCCAGGGTTAGTTTGTGACTATTGCTCTAGGTTTTACCTCCTTTAGCTTCCCACTGGTGAAGGTTGGGGAAAGCACCGTGCGGATCCTCTTCCATTTCTCATCCTTAGCTATGGAGACAGCACAATCCAGCATTCCCACCAGATCTAACGTCTGGGGTGACAAAGGCAAGTTTATAATTGTAAAGAAGCTATTGGGTTTTTCGAGAAAGGATAAGAGCACACAAAGCAACCCTTTTCCCTCTTCATGTACCCACACAGGCACTTCCCCAAACTGGTTGTGCTTATGCAGAGGTACCCAAGAAAACCCACCAACTTCACATGCACTAGGGCAGACCTACACAAATGCATACACACTGACTCAGGCCTTGTCCACCCTAACCCTCCACCCCCGTCAATCTACCCTATGCCatttcagctacacaaatagcaCAGTAAAGTCatgtcttcactatgtggaaCATCGACCTACCACAGTTGATTTTCccgagtttgatttagtgcatctgaTAGGGACATGCTAATTTGAACTCACAGGGTGCCCCTTTGGGTGCCAGTACTCCTGCTCCTCACAACCAGTAAGGGAAGCCCTCCCACAGCGGAGACAGcacagaagctcaaattaaggtatatagactccagctacataattagtgtagctagagttgcatatcttaatgtGGCCTTCCCCTCTAGCGTAGATCTGACCTTAGTTACAATAGTTTACAGGAGCGTGCTCGGAGATAGCTTTATCGTGTCTATGCAGATGCAGTAAATTACTCACTGGTTAATTAATCACTGCAGTGTCGATCCCCTGCATGGTGGAGACAAGGCCTCAGACTGGTGTGTGAGCACAGATGCACACcctccattaacttcagttcTCATTTATACTGCTGTAACTGAGAGCTGACTTTGACTAAatactttcaaaaacaaaatataaacaacCTAAGCAGTTTTTAGCAGATCACCAGCTTTCAGAGCCAGCGCATCCAGTTCCCAGGGAAGTCTCCCACCTCCCTTACTCTTGTATGGATTTGCAGTGGCCAGTTATGTGCATTCATTCTGCATCTCCAAAAGAAATCTTGTGCATTCCTACAGTGTTTAACTACAGTATTTGATGCGCTCATGATGAATATTAATAACTACAAGCCTACCCGCCGGTTGGTAAATGTGCTGAAGCACTCTTTCACCAGCACAGTTTTAATTATTGTAGGATCTGTGACAGCCAGCACAGGTTGCCTGCCATCATAAAACCTAGGtgggaaaagaaacaaagattCACAGTTAACTACAACGAGTGAATATCACGTGTCAAAGAAAAGCGCCTTCCTCCCTGTTATGGCTTTGATAGCTGTAAGTCCTGTTTTTTATTGGCTTCTACAGCTAAGTGCACTGACTGGAAATACAGATATACAGAAAAATAAGCATTAGAGATAGAAAAGGCTTTTCAGGCTACCATCTGTTCCTGCCTTTTCCAGACACTGCAGGAATGTTTCTTTTGAGAGACTCTGTCTCTGAGAAATGGCTCTGTCCTTCACACACGCTCTCCCCCTAACAGACATATATGTCTCCAatatacaggctatgtctatgttTTCTATATATATGTTTTTACCTCAGCATCATATTTTAGTCacgtcaaaaaacaaaacaaaattagttAAATAGAGTTTTAGATCCATTTCCAATCAGCacaaaaagagttcagcagcctctctttccaaagtagtgtgaaaattcctcttcagtaagatgcaaactcttaagtcattaacagaatggccctctccattaaaatgtcggctaaccagtttgtggatcaggagtgtttttatgtctgttttgtgcccattaactctttgtgtaagagactttgaagtctgtccaatatacaaagcatccggcattgttggcacatgatggcatatacgatgttagttgaggaacatgagaatgtgcccatgattctgtgagtaacctggttaggtccagtgatggtatccccagaacagatatgtggacaaagctggcagcaggctttgttgcaaggaaaagtcccaggactggtgttcctgcggtatagactgtggctgttggtgagaatccttaaaaggttgggaggttttctgtaggagagaacaggcctgtcacctagggccttctggagtgtggcatcctgattaaggataggtcgtaggtctttaataatgtattgcagtggtttgagttgggggctgtaggtgatgaccagtggtgttctgttcttggcttttttgggcctatcttggagtagctggtctctgggtatttgtctggccctgtctatttgttttttatttctcctggtgggtaattcaggtttatgaatatttggtaaaaatcttgt is a window from the Carettochelys insculpta isolate YL-2023 chromosome 16, ASM3395843v1, whole genome shotgun sequence genome containing:
- the LOC142021446 gene encoding cytochrome P450 3A9-like; translation: MKFFPTFSTETWVLLIILLFLLMLYGIWPYGFFKKLGIPGPRPLPFFGTSLEYRKGFVEFDNSCYEEYGQMWGFYDGRQPVLAVTDPTIIKTVLVKECFSTFTNRRTLDLVGMLDCAVSIAKDEKWKRIRTVLSPTFTSGKLKEMFPIIKQYGEVLVRNVQKNVEKDEPVAVKDIFGAYSMDVVTSTSFGVNIDSMNNPKDPFVREIKKLVKFNFFDPLFILVGMCPFLIPLLKKMDVNIFPKDALEFFTKSISKMREEREKNANEARVDFLQLLIESQKSSITHEINGVNHTYKGLTDIEILAQAFIFIFAGYEPTSNTLGYLAYKLATHPDVQRKLQDEIDSVLPNKAPLTYNALVQMEYLDMTVNEILRLFPLGGRIERVCKKDIMVNGVNIPKDTVVAIPVFVLHHIPEYWPEPQEFRPERFSKENKESMEPYAYLPFGAGPRNCIGMRFALITMKVAITSLLQNFTIRTCKETQIPLKLSAQGFLVPEKPIMLKFVPRACTSHSEE